In the genome of Hydrogenophaga sp. PBL-H3, the window GGCCGCCGACGGCTGGACGACCCCCAGGATTTCGTGCGCCTGGAGACCCGTGTGGCGCTGGATCGCGAAATCCGGGTCGTGCCGGTGCTCGTGGGCGGCGCGCTCATGCCGCGTGCCGAAGAGCTGCCCGAGGAACTCAAATCACTGGCCCGTCGCCAGGCCATCGAGATCAGCCACAAGCAATGGGAGGCGTCCACGCGCGAACTGATTCGTGCACTCAACACCATGCTGGGTCAGCGGCCTGATGCCGGGATCACCGTCCTTGGAGAGGTGCCCGAGGCGCACCTCGTGACCAGCTCGCCCGATACAGCGGCAGTGGACCCCAGGAAGCCCTGGCCCGGCAGGCGGTGGATATGGGCGGGTGTGGGCGCAGGCGTGCTCGGGCTGGTGCTCTGGGCGGGCTGGCGCGGCACTCCCGAGCCGGCCACGGCGGTGGGTTCGCCCCCCATCCTCACGGCCAAGGCACCCCGCACCGACCAGCCGGCGGCGGCGGCCACTGCGCCCGCTGTGCCCGCTGTGCCCGCCCGAGCGGATCCCCCGGTGGCCGTGGCCGCAGCACCCACCGTGGCACCACCGGCATCGCCGGCCGCTGTGGCTGCGCCCTCACCGCCGGCACCGCTCGCACCGTCACCACCCGTGATCCGCCTGTTCCAGAGCCAGGCCGATCCCGCGGGCGCGAAGCTGTGCTATTCGGTGGCCCAGGCCGAGAGCCTCACCCTCATGCCGCAACCGGGTGCGCTGGCCAAACCGGTCAAGGATTGTGTGACGGTGGCCGTCACCGAGCCGACCACCTTCACGCTCACCGCGCGCAACGCCACAGGCTCGGCCACCAGAACCCTGTCGGTTCGCCCGCGTCCAGCGGTGGCGCCAGTGCCAGTGCCAGCGCCGGTGGCTGTTGCGCCCGTACCCGCGCCCGCGCCAGAGGTGGCGCGCCCGGTGGACGGTGCCTTGCCCCGGCCCGGCGAAAGCTGGACCTACCGCACCAGTGGCAAATGGCCCACCAGCCCGCGCCGCGACATCGTGATCTCGGTGCAATCGGTGCGCGATGGACTGGTGACGGATGTGCTGCGCGCTGACGCTGACACGCGCATCACCGGCGACTCGCGCCGCGCCGTGGGTGGGCGGCCCGGATTCCTCAAGTGGGATCAGATCGGTCTGGAATACAGCCCCTACCTCGGCGCATTCCGTGACCTGAGCAGCCTGGGCCCCCTGAGCGATTTCGCCACCCCGGACGTGGACACCTGGGGCCAGTGGTATTCGCAAGCCAAGGTGCTGGGGCGCGAAACCGTGAACGTGCCGGGTGGCAGCTTCGACGCCTTCAAGGTCGAGGTGTGGAGCAGCCGCAACGCCACCGGTGGCGCCACCCGGGCCATGATCGAACCGGTGCGCATCCACTACCTGATCTGGTACGCGCCATCGGCCAAGCGGTACGTGAAGATGCAGCGCCGCGTGATCAGCGCGTCCGGCGCGGAAAACGAAAAAGACGTGTTCGAGCTGGTGGCGCATCGCTGAACCGGCCCCGCTTGACTTGCATCAATGCGCAGGGCCGTGGCCTGCCTAGACTGCTTGCATGCGCCGGGCGTTCGTCCGGCGGCCCGCCAGGAGACACCATGCCCACCCCAGCCCACCCGGGTCATGACGAGCAAGCGCCGCTGACCACCTTCACCGACTGCCATGTCGGCATCCTCAAACGCCTCCAGTCGCTTGACGGACTGCCAGCCCTGCTGGAGCCGGTAGCGCAGGCCCGCCAGATCGCTTCGGACTCGCTGGCGTTTTTCCGGGAGGCCATCTTTGAACACCACCTTGACGAGGAGCGTGACCTGTTTCCGGCGGTGCTCGCCAGCGCCCAGCCCGGCGTGGAACACGAACGCGTGCAGGGCATGACCGAGCGGCTCACCCGAGAGCACCGCGCCATCGAGACACTCTGGAAAGGCCTGGAAAAAGCACTCAAGCGCGTGGGCAAGGGCCAGGACGCCGACCTCGACGTGGACGAACTGCACCAGCTGGTGACCGCCTACGCCGCGCACGCCGCCTTCGAGGAAAAGGAATTCCTGCCGCTGTCCGAGACCATCCTGAGCCGCAACAGCAACCACATGGCCGCGTTGGGTCTCTCGCTGCACATCAGGCACGCGCGCAAACCACTCGCCTACATCTGACGACCTGGTGAGCGCAGGGCAGAATCCGGTGGATTTGAACCCCACCGGAGATCGCTCTTGAACACAGCCGCCGACCCCACGAAGACCTCCATCGTGCTCGTGCACGGCGCCTGGCATGGAGCCTGGTGCTGGAGCAGGGTGCTGCCGCTGCTGCGAAGTGCGGGGGTGGACAGTCACGCCGTCACGCTCACCGGCGTGGGTGAACGTGCCCACCTGATGTCGCCCGGCATCGATCTGCACACCCACATCCAGGACGTGATCGGATTGATTGAAGCCGAAGAGTTGCAGCGCGTGGTGCTGGTGGGCCACAGCTATGCGGGCATGGTGATCACCGGTGTTGCCGACCGGCTGCAGCGGGAGCGGCCCGGCCTGCTGACGCACCTGGTGTACCTTGATGCCGCGCTGCCGTACCCCGGTGACAGCTGGAGCAGCCACCACTCAGCCGAGACACGGCAGGCTCGCATCGATGCATCGAAACCCAGCGGCGGCCTGAGCTTCCCCCCGCCCGACGCCACCTTGTTTGGCCTGAGCGGCGCTGACCGCGACTGGGTCAACCGGCGCCAGACGCCACAGCCCTTTCGGCTGTACTTGCAGCCGCTTGACTTTGATGCCGAGCGGGTGGATGCACTGGCGCGCACCTTCATCGACTGCACGCAGCCCGCGCTGGCCACCATTGCACCGTCGCGCGCCAGGGTGCGCAGCGAGCCGGGCTGGAACGTGGTGGAGATGGCCACCGGCCACGACCCCATGGTCAGCGAGCCTGCAGCGCTCAGCCAGATCCTGCGGGACATCCAGCGCCAGGCCAGCACCTGAGGCATCCATGACGTGGCGCCTGGACCGCATCTGCCAGAACTTCGCTCGCCCCATCATCCAAGACTTTCATCTCCGCCTGCTTTGGCTGGGGAGTCGGCTGAACCGAAATGAAAAAAGCGCGGAAATCCGCGCTTTTTCAGGGAGCCGCAGGGCTCGTGTTATTCGATTTTGGCCTTCTCGCGCAAGCCCTTCTGGAACTCGGTGAGTTTTTGCTGCTGCATCTGCTGCGCGATCTGCGGCTTGATGTCTTCGATCTTGGGCAATTCAGCCTGGCGGATGTCGTCCACGCGGATGATGTGCCAGCCGAACTGCGTCTTCACCGGCACCTGCGTGGTCTGGCCCTTTTCAAGCTTGACCATGGCCTCGGAGAACTCGGGCACGTAGCTGGCGGCAGCAGCCCAGTCCAGGTCGCCCCCGTTGGCGCCGGAGCCTGGGTCCTTGGACTGCTTCTTGGCGATGTCCTCGAACTTGGCCTTGCCCTTGAGCGAAGCAATGATGGCCTTGGCTTCTTCTTCCTTCTCCACCAGGATGTGGCGGGCGCGGTATTCCTTGCCACCGTTGGCCACTACAAACTTGTCGTACTCGGCTTTGATCTCGGCGTCCGTCACCGGGTTCTTGGCCTGGAAGTCGGCAAACAGCGCGCGGATCATGATGGTCTGGCGGGCCAGTTCAAGCTGGTTCTTGAACTCGTCCGTGGCGCCAACGCCGCGCTTCTGCGCTTCCTGCATGAAGATTTCGCGCAGGACCACTTCTTCCTTGAGCTGGGCTCGCACAGCGTCGTCCACCGGGCGACCCGAGGCCGCGAGCTGCTGCGCCAGCACCTCCAGGCGAGCGGTGGGAACGGCCTTGCCGTTGACGATGGCCACGTTCTGGGCAGAAGCGCTGAAGGCTGCGGCAGCAAGCACGGCCACGGTCAGGGCTGAGCGGGAAAATTTCATGGTGTTCCTCGGGTTTGAAAAGGGGTTGGAGCTGCGGGTGCCGGTTGGGTTCAGCAGACTCGTGTCAGAACGTGATGGCAGGCCGGCAAGCCGCTTCAGGCCTTGATTTCGATGGCCAACGCGTGCAGTCCCGCGTCGGTGAATTTTTGCAGCGCATCATACACAAGGCGGTGCCTGGCGACCCGGCTCAGACCCTGGAACCCGGGTGCCGCGATGCGCACCCGGAAGTGGGTGCCGAAGCCCAGTCCGTTGGACCCCGAATGCCCGGCGTGAGCGGCGCTTTCGTCGATCACTTCCAGTTCGGTGGGGACCAGCGCGGCGCGCAGTTGCGCGTCGATGGCGGCGGCGGTCGGTGTCACGGCTTCGCTCATGACTTCTCCACCGGGTCGTCCTTGAGGAAGCGAGAGATGTACAGCCCTTGCCCGACGATGAAGATCACCGGAAACACGTAGCCCCAGAGCTTGAAGTTGACCCAGTCCTCGGTGGAGTAGTAGGCCGCCACATAGGCGTTGATGGCCGCCATGAACACGAAGTAAGCGGCCCAGGCCACGGTGAGTTTGGCCCACACCGCGTCGGGCAGGCTGAGCTGGCTGCCCAGCAGCAGTTTCAGGAAGTTTTTCTTCCAGACCCAGAGCGCGGCCGCCAGCACGATGGCCATGCTCGCGTACAGCACGGTTGGTTTCCACTTGATGAAGCGCTCATCCTGCAGGAAGAGGGTGAGGGCGCCGAACACCAGAATGAGCACCAGCGTCACCTTCTGCAGTGTCTGCAGCTTGCGGTCGATGGCGTAGATGATGCCGGTCTGCACCAGTGTGGCCGCCATGAGGACGGCGGTGGCGGTGTAGATGTCGGCCATTTTGTAGGCCGCCACGAACAGGGCGATGGGAAAGAAGTCGATGAGGAAACGCATCGCTGGATTATC includes:
- a CDS encoding toll/interleukin-1 receptor domain-containing protein, with amino-acid sequence MDGIFISYRRDDSAGYAGRLYDRLSAHFGADQVFMDVEGIELGTDFVTAIEKAVGSCKVLIVVIGDEWLSTADAAGRRRLDDPQDFVRLETRVALDREIRVVPVLVGGALMPRAEELPEELKSLARRQAIEISHKQWEASTRELIRALNTMLGQRPDAGITVLGEVPEAHLVTSSPDTAAVDPRKPWPGRRWIWAGVGAGVLGLVLWAGWRGTPEPATAVGSPPILTAKAPRTDQPAAAATAPAVPAVPARADPPVAVAAAPTVAPPASPAAVAAPSPPAPLAPSPPVIRLFQSQADPAGAKLCYSVAQAESLTLMPQPGALAKPVKDCVTVAVTEPTTFTLTARNATGSATRTLSVRPRPAVAPVPVPAPVAVAPVPAPAPEVARPVDGALPRPGESWTYRTSGKWPTSPRRDIVISVQSVRDGLVTDVLRADADTRITGDSRRAVGGRPGFLKWDQIGLEYSPYLGAFRDLSSLGPLSDFATPDVDTWGQWYSQAKVLGRETVNVPGGSFDAFKVEVWSSRNATGGATRAMIEPVRIHYLIWYAPSAKRYVKMQRRVISASGAENEKDVFELVAHR
- a CDS encoding hemerythrin domain-containing protein; this encodes MPTPAHPGHDEQAPLTTFTDCHVGILKRLQSLDGLPALLEPVAQARQIASDSLAFFREAIFEHHLDEERDLFPAVLASAQPGVEHERVQGMTERLTREHRAIETLWKGLEKALKRVGKGQDADLDVDELHQLVTAYAAHAAFEEKEFLPLSETILSRNSNHMAALGLSLHIRHARKPLAYI
- a CDS encoding alpha/beta fold hydrolase produces the protein MNTAADPTKTSIVLVHGAWHGAWCWSRVLPLLRSAGVDSHAVTLTGVGERAHLMSPGIDLHTHIQDVIGLIEAEELQRVVLVGHSYAGMVITGVADRLQRERPGLLTHLVYLDAALPYPGDSWSSHHSAETRQARIDASKPSGGLSFPPPDATLFGLSGADRDWVNRRQTPQPFRLYLQPLDFDAERVDALARTFIDCTQPALATIAPSRARVRSEPGWNVVEMATGHDPMVSEPAALSQILRDIQRQAST
- a CDS encoding peptidylprolyl isomerase — its product is MKFSRSALTVAVLAAAAFSASAQNVAIVNGKAVPTARLEVLAQQLAASGRPVDDAVRAQLKEEVVLREIFMQEAQKRGVGATDEFKNQLELARQTIMIRALFADFQAKNPVTDAEIKAEYDKFVVANGGKEYRARHILVEKEEEAKAIIASLKGKAKFEDIAKKQSKDPGSGANGGDLDWAAAASYVPEFSEAMVKLEKGQTTQVPVKTQFGWHIIRVDDIRQAELPKIEDIKPQIAQQMQQQKLTEFQKGLREKAKIE
- a CDS encoding BolA family protein, with protein sequence MSEAVTPTAAAIDAQLRAALVPTELEVIDESAAHAGHSGSNGLGFGTHFRVRIAAPGFQGLSRVARHRLVYDALQKFTDAGLHALAIEIKA
- a CDS encoding septation protein A, coding for MRFLIDFFPIALFVAAYKMADIYTATAVLMAATLVQTGIIYAIDRKLQTLQKVTLVLILVFGALTLFLQDERFIKWKPTVLYASMAIVLAAALWVWKKNFLKLLLGSQLSLPDAVWAKLTVAWAAYFVFMAAINAYVAAYYSTEDWVNFKLWGYVFPVIFIVGQGLYISRFLKDDPVEKS